In Natranaerobius thermophilus JW/NM-WN-LF, the genomic stretch TCATATTCCTCTAAAATCAGCATAGATGTTACCGTTTGGATATGATTAATATGATCGTGACCTTGTTGTCTTAACAGGTTAATTAAGGATTCAGTATTTTTAAGATCTGTTCGTAACATAGCTAGCTCTTTTTCTTTACTCATTGATCGTTCTATTCTAAATAAGAAATATATATTTAGTGCTCCAATTATCACAACAGTCATAATCAAAAAATAAAGCCAAAGCCAATTTTGTTCAAGTTTAAAGAGTTCAGATGAAATTAATATAACAGTAATAACCACAATTATCATAGTTTGAATTAAAGATATGGTAATAAATTTTTTATGATTCATAAGCCACATCAGACCCCGATATTAATATATTTAATATATACTTCGAAATTTTTCTAAAAAACCCTTCCAATGTTTACTAGTATATTAAACATGATGTGTGGAATTAAATTAACAACTTTATAAATACAGAATATATTATTAATAATCAAAAGTAATATTCTACTCCCCACTTAGGCAATATCAATTTTTTGGAATGGTTATTAAGGGGGATCTTAAAGTGGATATCAAGTTTAGTGTGATAATACCTACCCATAATAGGTCCGAACAATTATCGCTAACTTTAACCTCTTTTAATATACAAACTATGAATAACTTTGAAGTCGTTGTGGTTGATGATGGTTCAACCGATAATACAAAAGACCTAGTTGAAAACTTTGAGGCATCCTATCCATTGACTTATAAATTGATTGAAAATGCTGGTAGTGCAGCAATGGCTAGAAATAAAGGCATCTCTTGGGCTAGCGGAAAATATCTCATTTTTTGTGATGCTGATTTTATAGTAATTCCTGAATTTATAGAAATCTTTAACAAATATATTGATAAAAATCCCGGGTCGGTAATTTCAGGTTTTCCTGAGTGTTGGAATAAAATTTATACTTATTTTTACCCCGACTTCACTGCTAGACAGAAACAAAAGCTATATCACTCCCATAACTATTCAGATAGACAAAAAAATGAATTAGCGAAATCGAAGAAGATTGTTCAAATTATCAAACCCCAAGATATTTACAACAATTTTAATAAAATCAAACGCCTTGCATCACCAAATTTAAAAAGAAATATCAAAAAACAGTTTCAAAAAACTGATGTGGCTTCCTGGTTATTATTTGTTACAAGATGTGTTTTAGTTAACAAGAAATACGTTGAAGAATTAGGCGGATTTGACGCTAGTTTTCCTAAAAATGGACTAGAAGACTGGGAGTTGGGTTATCGACTAAGTAATATTGGAATAGACTTTATTAGCATTCCTAAAGTTTTAGGTTATCACCAAGAACATCCACTAAGAGCTCGACAAAATGAATTTCGCAACCTTTGTCTGATATACGATAAGTACGATTTTTCAATACCTGAGTTTAATCTGTTCGCCGTATATTGGCCTTGGAAAAATATTAAAAAATATAAAGATAGTCTCAGGCTTTTTAAAATAAAGCAAGATAACAAAAGATTTCGTGAAGTCCGTCAGTTACAAAATAAGTGGAAATACATGGCCATTAATTTTTATAATAAGTTTGCTGTAAAGGAGTAATTCTAATTATTCCTTCATTATCATTGTCTATAGAACCCAAGTATGACATGGTTATCTGTACTTCCGCCATTGGGGAAACTTATCACTCTATGTTAAAAATTATGGCACCAACTGTAAAATACTACGCAAACAAGCATAATATCGATTACTTTATTAACGGACAGACCAGCCGGTTTGACTCTTCGCGCCCACCTTCATGGGATAAGTTAATTCTTATGCGGCATTTGCTAAAGTATTATAAAACAGTAATGTGGATTGATGCCGATGCAATTATTTGTAATCCAAATCATGACATCCGAAAAGACATTAACCATGACTTTCCTATGCAACTTGTCACCCACTTTGGTATCAAACCCCTCTTCCCTAACTGTGGCATTTGGCTTATCCAACAGGATCCGCGATCTTTTGAACTTTTGGAAGAAATTTGGGCTCAAACCAATTTTATAAACCATCCTTGGTGGGAACAAGGTGCACTGTTAAAACTACTAGGTTATAAGGCAGGATATACAGGAAAAAGAAAAGTTCACTTTTACGGGCCAACTAAATATAGTTCGTGGGTAGGCCCCCTAGATCTAAAGTGGAATAGTAGGCCAACCGAGTCAGATGTAGCAGAAAATCCTGCTATCATGCATTTTGTGTTTGTTCCCCTTCATATTCGAATTAAAAAAATGAAAAAGCAATATAAAAATTTTCTCAATGTAATTCAAGTTTCCGAATTTGTTAAAAAGCTAAATAGTAAACACCTTAAAAATAAAAAACCATCCATAGTTTTATTTAAACGAACACAAAAAAGCTTAAAACCTATAAAATTTATATACAAAAATGAATTAGATTATTTGAGTATGATTAAAAAACAACTCAGAAATAAACAGTTAACTGGAGTGATAATTCTCAATGATTTTGCCCATAGAGACTATGCTATCAGTTATCTTAAAAAGAGAGGATTAAAGATAAACAGGAATTT encodes the following:
- a CDS encoding glycosyltransferase family 2 protein, whose amino-acid sequence is MDIKFSVIIPTHNRSEQLSLTLTSFNIQTMNNFEVVVVDDGSTDNTKDLVENFEASYPLTYKLIENAGSAAMARNKGISWASGKYLIFCDADFIVIPEFIEIFNKYIDKNPGSVISGFPECWNKIYTYFYPDFTARQKQKLYHSHNYSDRQKNELAKSKKIVQIIKPQDIYNNFNKIKRLASPNLKRNIKKQFQKTDVASWLLFVTRCVLVNKKYVEELGGFDASFPKNGLEDWELGYRLSNIGIDFISIPKVLGYHQEHPLRARQNEFRNLCLIYDKYDFSIPEFNLFAVYWPWKNIKKYKDSLRLFKIKQDNKRFREVRQLQNKWKYMAINFYNKFAVKE